TTTAATTCCTTGTAGGAGACAATAACTTTCTTCGGATTAGGTGCTATGTTTTTTACCCGTATGTCTCCTTCGAAAGGAACACCGTACGCGGCGTAATATTTCCTTTTAAGGTTGTCCTCCAGAAGTTTTTCAAAATCTTCATCGTTTGGTGAATGATAGAGCGTGTACCTTTTTCCATCTTTCCCAATTGTTGAATAAACAGTTATTGGTGATTTGGTATTCACTCTGATATGATTGGTCCTCGGAAGGTCAAATACTTGAATTTTTGTTGGCACAACCTTATTTCTTCCGATATTCAGTGTTTCAAATCTCCCGATCCTTTCAATAACGAAATCCACAAGTTTGTCATCTGCGGTAGAAAGTATCAAAACAACATTATCCTTAAATTTGATGACTTTCTTGTTAGAGTCTATTTCGAATCTTCCCAGAAGCCTTGAGAAACTGAAAAGTTTGTACTGTCTTTTACCATAGCTGTAGCCTCTATCATGTAAGAACTTTCTGTACTCGTCATCGTTGATAAGATTGTATATAAGACCTTGAAGTATGTGATTGTAATCTGTTGGAAGTTCTATTGTTTTGCAACTAAGAGTGATGTAGACTCTCAAAATCTATTCCCCCCTAATTTATCAGCTAATATTAACACGTTCTTTAAATCTTCTTCCTCATATACGAAATAATTGGTACTACCTATCCTAAGACCTACTGTATTAACAAGCTGAATCATCTCTTTTGAACCAAAGAGTTTCAGTCTGTACACGTTCTTCCTAAACGAAGTTATGACTGGAATCAGAGAAAGTTCTTCGCTTTTGTCTTTAAAAAGCTGTTCGGCTAGGCTGAAATAGTATTTTTCGAAATTGGCTTGTAGCTCGTCTATATTGCTTTCACCAAGTTGTTCATCTACCAATATGAAACCTTGATCGAAAGGTTCAACAACTTCAATGGTTGTGTAATAAGGGAAAACACCACCAAGAGGAACTCTCAGAAGTTTCCTCAAGGTGGTTCCGGAAAGGGTATCCCAAACTCGCAATTTAAATATTGCAGTACCTGACATATAATATCCGTTCTCGCTCAAATAAATCCTACGCCCAAGAATTCCAGAAAACGAGTAGAAGTATCCTACACCGTCACCAAAAATTTGCTCAAATAAGCCCCGTGTTAGCTCGTTCGTAACTAAAACAGGCGCCTGTAATTTCCACTTTAGAGTAATTTCCTGCAAGTTCAAAACCCCTTTGTCTGTTTTTAATCCATAAGTTCAACTTTAACCCAGCCAAGTGGCATTATGTCATTTGGTGATTCAGATAACTTAACTATCCTGGTAGTTATCGGGAAATTACTTTCCGTAATTTTGCGATATCCAAAGTTCTTCAACACTTTGATTTCAGCTGGTTCTAAGAAACCTCTAAAGGCTGTTTTTGAGTAGAAAGACGTGTGTCCGCCTATCCTGACCAAGAAACCCCTATCCGCTTTCTCGTTAATGTCGAGGAGTTTTTTATAGAATTCTTCAAGTGTTTTCTTGACAGGGTTATCTGACATTGTGCTTATTTTCTGCCGTTCCATGTTTATGATAATCATAGCTGATTCTTTCATTCTATCAACAAATACCTTCTCGTTAGAAAAAAGGTTTCTGAAATAGCCAAGAGCTTCCTTAAGTTTTTCATTTCTCCTAACTTCTTCCAAACTCTCTAATTTGCTCAAGTTTGAAAATAGAGAAATTATTTCTGCAGCTACTTTATTTCCTTCGTTGCTCCTCATATCAGGAAGCCACACTTCGACAAACTGAGGTATACTTGTTTTTTGTCTTACAAAGTGAACAACTTCAACCTTCTTGAATTTTATGTGTGAATTGTTGATAAAAGTACTGTCCGTTATTCTAAGAAGTTTGAATGGCGAATAGAACGGTTGCCCAAAGATATTTTGTTCGACTTTTTCAACCTCAAATTTTACATTTGGAGATCTGAAAACATTTCTAAGTGTAGCTTCGAATTTTTGATTGGATTTAATAATCATCGTCCTTAAAGCACCTTTGAGCGAACTGCCTGGTATATAGTACCTGCCGGCTGTTCTTATAAATCTACTTATTTGCAAAGTTTTCGGTTTGCCGTTTTTATCAAAGATTGTATCAAACGAAGTATAGCTGTACTCTTGCAAGTCAATCTTGAGTACTTCAAATATCTTCAAAAGAACTGCATCTTTAGTTTCTGGATTAAAAATTTTGTCACTGTTGGCCACAAAATAGTCCACGAATTTTTCGTGTTCCATTAGTTTGTCAAAATTTAGAATATGCGTCTTCTTTCCTTGAACGATAGTTTCGAACTTACCAATCTTTTCTCCAGAACCTATAAATACAGCTGAAACTGGTTCAATCGATATCCTTTTACTAAAATCTGCTGTCACGGCTGACTCCCTCCTTTGAATGGGAGCAAGAATGCCTTTCCGTATCTGTATACTTTGTAATTATTTTCCTCTTCGAATCCTTCGGGTGATATGTCTAAAATCCTCCCATCCACACGCTTATTGAAAACTGAGCCTTCTGTGAACATTATAACGCGTTTGGCTTTTTTATCGCTATTGTGTATATAACCGGTTCTATACATTAGTTCGTATGACTTTATAACTTCCTTAGCAAGCTCGGATGTGCTCTCTTTGTAATCTTCAGGACTTGGGATGTATGGTGAAAGCAAAAGGTATCTGTCACCTTCCTTAGGTAGTTCAATTGGTTGGATTTCGTAATCGAAATGACCAAATCCGTACGTCCTGTCGCCACCAATGCCCTCGTCTGCCAAAAGTCTTAGCGCTGCAAGTATTTGTTTCTCAATTTCTTGACCAACGGACAGGTAGAACCAAAGCCCGCAGTTAGGTGCGAAGTGGACTTCTGAAAAGTAATAGAGGTTTGAGCTTGAATTCAAACGATTAATCATGACCCTCGGTCTCTCAATAACAATCGCTGGGCTGTTGAACTCGCCTTGGTATTCTATCTTCTTCTTGCTCAAAAATTGGCCGTGTACGTCGTCTACATTAGCCTTAGCACTCCCAAAAACTATTTCTTCCTGCACATACTTCACTTTCTTTAATTTCTTTGGTTGGGTTAATCTTGGCAATAAGCCGAAGTCCTCACCTTTTGGCCTGGGCAAAAAGTAAGTATCTCCAATATAGTAAAAAGCAGAGGAAAAACGAAGGTCAGTCTTTTCAGAATTAGTCATTAATTTTTTTATGAGCTCTTCCGTTTCTCGCTCACCGAACAATTTTGAATGCGCATTCATCAACGCACCGAAAATTGTTTCGGCATGGATTATAATATCTGAAACTTCACTTACGCCGTCCATAAGACCAATATGAAGTGGACCTTTGAATTTAATTTTTATCCGATAGTCCATGCGCCTCACTTCCCTAAGATAGGATAGCTATTCCATTGAGTTCCTTTAAACTACTTGAGCTTAGACAGCGCTTCTTCTACGTTTCCAAATGTACTTACTGGACTCTCATCTTTACCCTCCGAATAAAATGTCTTTTCGCGCTTGACAATCTGAATGTTTCTAAATGCAATTTTTCCATATCCCCTTGAACCACTACCGCCCAGATAGTCGTCTTCTAAAAGTTTCATTGCCAAAAACAGTTCCATTAAGAACTTTTTTTCATCGCCTTCATATTCGTCGACTACGAATTCCGCTTTGAATATAGCACCTGCTGGAACCCTTTCTTGAGGTCTTGGGTTAGCTCTCGATGTTACTCTATTTATACTATTTTCATGCTTAACTTCGGTGTACTTTGTTTCAAGAAAGTCTGCATATGGTTCTAAACTCTTCTCATCAAGGTAAGCATCGCGAACGATGAGCCGTGTCCTCGAGAACGTACTAATGTTGGATTTGTTATCAACAGATGTTCCGAAAAGTCCGCAAACAGGACAGTTCTCATCCGCACACTTGTGAACATCGCCTTTTTCGTGAACTTTTCCGTGATAAAATTCGCTCAGAACTCTCATTTTCCCCTTTAAACTGCTGCCTGGAATGTATGGTCTGCCCTTTGGGTCCTTAATGACTGGGTTATCAAGTCCACCTATTTCGAGACTGTCCTTGTTCGTACCAATGTGTAACCCAGTGATAACCTCAATATCGGCTTTGACTATGTACTTTCCCAAAAATTTCTTTACTCCCATATTCGTATCCCCCTTTACATTGTTGTTCTTTTATCGCACTTTTATCATCTTTCCTGGTACTTTTCATAGTACTTATGGAACGCAGTAAGAGATTCGAAGAAGTCCATGAAAAGGTAAAAAGATTTCTTAATCTCCTGTCCCTGTTTTTTCTTAATGCTTTCAACAATGTTCCTCATACCTTTAGCAAATTCTTCGAGAACTTCGTTATTTCCGGATTCTCTACCAACGTCATATACCATCATAGCAACGAACTTGTTAAGCTCTCTCTTGAGAATTCTTTCAATTTCCGTATCGCTCTTACCTGCAATGTCAATTTTCTTGACGTGGTTATAGAACTTTCTCAATTTTGTTGAATTCAGCTTCAAGTTCTTTGCTATTTGTTCAGCCTTTTCAGTCAAGGTGTTGTAGTCTTCGTTCATAGATTCTATGAGTTTCTTTACATCTCCAAAATATTTGGCCATCTCAGGGGTTTGGTTCCTTACCTGGTTGTTACCTCTGTTCTGATAGCTGTTTGGCTGTCCTACGCTCATTTTACGACACCTCCACTTCACTTAGTAATTCATCTTCCTTTTCTATACTTCGAGTTTCATCATGAACCCATCTAACGATCAACCCTAACTTTGGATGCAATCTGTTTCTTGAAACAAGGATTGAATTAAATAGTTTATCCATGTCCTCGATAACTTCTTTCTGCCTCTCCATAAGTCTTCCAATGTAGTAGTACAGCCGCCAAATTTTCAGTTCTTTATCATCTTTATCTGCGAATGTGTCAAGTACGTGTAATAAGTTCCTGCTCACACCCTTGGTAATTAGCTCTTTTAACTTTTCCTTGATTTCAAGAACCTTGTCGAACTCTTCCCAGCCTATACACCCCCTTAGGAAGTAAATAGCATCCTTTTCTCTACCATTGCGTTTATAAGCTTTTGCGTACTCGTCGAGTAACTCTCCAGCAGTTGTACCAAGCTTGTAAACTGGGTATTTCCTGCTTGGTGCAATTGCTACAGCCATCGATATCGAAAGATTTTTGTTCTTAGTAAACTTCTCAAACTCTTTTCTTATACCACTACCAAGCATCGGCAGCTCGTTCCACGGTCCGAGTATCATGAAATCGTCGCCACCAGAGTATATAACGTTGCAGTTTTGGTAGTTGTTTCTAACGTACTTCTCTAATGCAACGCTGAAGAACATCTCGAGTTCTGAAGATAACGTTGTAACATATGATATAGGTGCTCTTCTGTTTTCTAAATTGACACTGCTTTTTAGAGCCTTAAATATACTTCCAAGATTGTCTACATCGCCGCGAAGTATTGCCCAGCGTTTTACGCCTTCCGATTGCTTAGCTATCGTTTCAAGGTCAGCGGTAACTTCTCTTCCATTTTTTTCGATATATTTTCTCGGAACGTAGCTAGCTATCTTTACATAATACATAGCTTCCATTGGGTCATATGTACCGTTCCTGCTCTTTTCAACCGCGTAAGACAGTTTGTTTGGTTCATTTTCGAACGAAAGTTCAAATCCGAAGTTTTTGAATACGTCAAATACATCCTGTGGCTTGCGATTTAACTCGGGAATTTGCTCAATCACTAAGAACTTGCTGTTCGCCAAATGGTATCCTAAATCGACGAAAGATTCACAAAATGTACATTCGTACTCTACTTCTTCACCAGCTTTGCCATACCTTCTTTCCTCCATCTTTCGTCCACAATACGGACATCTTGGCCCTGAGAAATCTTCTGGAACGAACATTTCTACATTCAGTATGTTTGCAAATTTTCTGTTCTTCTTTTCTTCAATAAGTCTCGCAAGATCATCATGTACGTCAAAATTGACAAGCCTTGAAAGGTTGATTTTCATACCGGCAAGAAGTACTGACAAATCTAATCCAAAGGCGTCGTACATTTTCTTGTCAAGTAAAGTTTGGTACTCTTCCAACTTATCAATGGTCTTGGCAGGAACAAGAAGATAAAAGTGTCCCCCCCCGCAGTAGAGAATGTTTGAGTTGTAGAGACCTTCTTTTCTGATGATGTATTTTGCTATTATTTCAGCAAGGTAGGCTATAAAGAACGAACGAGCTCTTAATTTCTTAAGTCCGTTTTTGACGGAAGTTTTGTATATGAAGTCTTGTATACCAGATATATCACCCTTTATCACACCAAATAGATCTTCATCGTCTTTAAGTGAAACTTGATTATCCTGCAACTTTCTGACTATCTCCTCTAACTTCCCAAGTCTGCTCGAAGCAAATATAAACCTATCGTTTTGTTTCTCAAATATTCCTTCGCCAAGTTGAATCAACAAAGCTACAGCTATAGCAGCTGTTGAAGCTGCATGGGAGAATAGGGAAATATCGGGCTCACTGTAATAAAACGCAGAGGGAACTGTGGATGTAAATTCTTTGAGTAAATAATAAACTCTTTCAAGAACACCGTCCGGTTCTTTATTCCAAAGTTCTTTTAGAGCGCTATCTTTTATCAAAGGCTCGAACTCTTTCCATAAAGATTCATACTCCTTTTTTACCATTCTTTCCAAAAGCTCACTCTCTGATCTTACCTCTTCGGCCAATGAAAAACGCGAAAGTGGTCTGTAAAAGTTGACTTTGTCATCAACACCCAACACAGATACTTTGGAGATTATAGATTTCATATACTTAATCCTATCTAAGTCGGTGTTTTGGCTGTAATCCATCCGTTCATTTGCAGACAGTTTATCTGCCAAAGACACTATTTTTGCCAGGATTTCGTGTTCATTCGCAAGATTTTCCAGTCTTTCATGGTGCTTACTAATAATGATTGAAACATCATCGCGATAAGGCAAAGAAGAGTTCTTGTAAATATGTGCACCGATATACTGATGTGCAAGACCAGAATTGTTGTTCTTTATCTCATAGCTGTATTCTCTCTTTATCTCTTCTTCCAAGGTGTTGCCCATTTCCCCCCTTTGTCGGAACTTACCTACATCGTGGAACAAAGCCGATAAATAAGTCACGTCTCTCCACTTCTTAAACACATCGGTTCCTGACATCTTTCCACCCCCAACTACATTCGAAAGGCTTTATAAGCTTCTTCCTCGCGTAAGTGTC
The DNA window shown above is from Fervidobacterium changbaicum and carries:
- the csm4 gene encoding type III-A CRISPR-associated RAMP protein Csm4, whose protein sequence is MDYRIKIKFKGPLHIGLMDGVSEVSDIIIHAETIFGALMNAHSKLFGERETEELIKKLMTNSEKTDLRFSSAFYYIGDTYFLPRPKGEDFGLLPRLTQPKKLKKVKYVQEEIVFGSAKANVDDVHGQFLSKKKIEYQGEFNSPAIVIERPRVMINRLNSSSNLYYFSEVHFAPNCGLWFYLSVGQEIEKQILAALRLLADEGIGGDRTYGFGHFDYEIQPIELPKEGDRYLLLSPYIPSPEDYKESTSELAKEVIKSYELMYRTGYIHNSDKKAKRVIMFTEGSVFNKRVDGRILDISPEGFEEENNYKVYRYGKAFLLPFKGGSQP
- the csm5 gene encoding type III-A CRISPR-associated RAMP protein Csm5 gives rise to the protein MTADFSKRISIEPVSAVFIGSGEKIGKFETIVQGKKTHILNFDKLMEHEKFVDYFVANSDKIFNPETKDAVLLKIFEVLKIDLQEYSYTSFDTIFDKNGKPKTLQISRFIRTAGRYYIPGSSLKGALRTMIIKSNQKFEATLRNVFRSPNVKFEVEKVEQNIFGQPFYSPFKLLRITDSTFINNSHIKFKKVEVVHFVRQKTSIPQFVEVWLPDMRSNEGNKVAAEIISLFSNLSKLESLEEVRRNEKLKEALGYFRNLFSNEKVFVDRMKESAMIIINMERQKISTMSDNPVKKTLEEFYKKLLDINEKADRGFLVRIGGHTSFYSKTAFRGFLEPAEIKVLKNFGYRKITESNFPITTRIVKLSESPNDIMPLGWVKVELMD
- the cas10 gene encoding type III-A CRISPR-associated protein Cas10/Csm1; amino-acid sequence: MSGTDVFKKWRDVTYLSALFHDVGKFRQRGEMGNTLEEEIKREYSYEIKNNNSGLAHQYIGAHIYKNSSLPYRDDVSIIISKHHERLENLANEHEILAKIVSLADKLSANERMDYSQNTDLDRIKYMKSIISKVSVLGVDDKVNFYRPLSRFSLAEEVRSESELLERMVKKEYESLWKEFEPLIKDSALKELWNKEPDGVLERVYYLLKEFTSTVPSAFYYSEPDISLFSHAASTAAIAVALLIQLGEGIFEKQNDRFIFASSRLGKLEEIVRKLQDNQVSLKDDEDLFGVIKGDISGIQDFIYKTSVKNGLKKLRARSFFIAYLAEIIAKYIIRKEGLYNSNILYCGGGHFYLLVPAKTIDKLEEYQTLLDKKMYDAFGLDLSVLLAGMKINLSRLVNFDVHDDLARLIEEKKNRKFANILNVEMFVPEDFSGPRCPYCGRKMEERRYGKAGEEVEYECTFCESFVDLGYHLANSKFLVIEQIPELNRKPQDVFDVFKNFGFELSFENEPNKLSYAVEKSRNGTYDPMEAMYYVKIASYVPRKYIEKNGREVTADLETIAKQSEGVKRWAILRGDVDNLGSIFKALKSSVNLENRRAPISYVTTLSSELEMFFSVALEKYVRNNYQNCNVIYSGGDDFMILGPWNELPMLGSGIRKEFEKFTKNKNLSISMAVAIAPSRKYPVYKLGTTAGELLDEYAKAYKRNGREKDAIYFLRGCIGWEEFDKVLEIKEKLKELITKGVSRNLLHVLDTFADKDDKELKIWRLYYYIGRLMERQKEVIEDMDKLFNSILVSRNRLHPKLGLIVRWVHDETRSIEKEDELLSEVEVS
- the cas6 gene encoding CRISPR-associated endoribonuclease Cas6 encodes the protein MRVYITLSCKTIELPTDYNHILQGLIYNLINDDEYRKFLHDRGYSYGKRQYKLFSFSRLLGRFEIDSNKKVIKFKDNVVLILSTADDKLVDFVIERIGRFETLNIGRNKVVPTKIQVFDLPRTNHIRVNTKSPITVYSTIGKDGKRYTLYHSPNDEDFEKLLEDNLKRKYYAAYGVPFEGDIRVKNIAPNPKKVIVSYKELKLDAWITVLDITGDWEIVKLAYDAGLGSKNSAGFGCIELVDREIV
- the csm2 gene encoding type III-A CRISPR-associated protein Csm2; amino-acid sequence: MSVGQPNSYQNRGNNQVRNQTPEMAKYFGDVKKLIESMNEDYNTLTEKAEQIAKNLKLNSTKLRKFYNHVKKIDIAGKSDTEIERILKRELNKFVAMMVYDVGRESGNNEVLEEFAKGMRNIVESIKKKQGQEIKKSFYLFMDFFESLTAFHKYYEKYQER
- the csm3 gene encoding type III-A CRISPR-associated RAMP protein Csm3 codes for the protein MGVKKFLGKYIVKADIEVITGLHIGTNKDSLEIGGLDNPVIKDPKGRPYIPGSSLKGKMRVLSEFYHGKVHEKGDVHKCADENCPVCGLFGTSVDNKSNISTFSRTRLIVRDAYLDEKSLEPYADFLETKYTEVKHENSINRVTSRANPRPQERVPAGAIFKAEFVVDEYEGDEKKFLMELFLAMKLLEDDYLGGSGSRGYGKIAFRNIQIVKREKTFYSEGKDESPVSTFGNVEEALSKLK